The Hymenobacter oligotrophus genome has a window encoding:
- the ligA gene encoding NAD-dependent DNA ligase LigA, producing the protein MTDLFAVQDKIRALTERLHYLNHQYYQNDVSEVPDQEFDRMLHELQDLEKQYPEYAQPNSPTQRVGGTITKQFPTQEHRYPMLSLANTYSEADLREFDERVQRGLEGAEYQYVCELKFDGVAMSLTYENGQLTRGVTRGDGTRGDVVTNNVRTIKTLPLHLRPASDQPADFEVRGEVFMPLSVFNDLNAEREQNGEPLLANPRNAASGTLKLQDSALVAARRLRFYAYSFLSSRRDFPTHSAALEALKRWGLPVSDTWRLCGSIEQVLEFIHHWDKRRFELPVATDGIVIKVDDLRQQELLGFTAKSPRWAIAYKYPAEAGRTRLLRIEYNVGRTGAVTPVAHLEPVPLAGTVVKRASVHNANQIAALDLRLGDMVFVEKGGEIIPKITGVDLLARPADAQPIAYPTTCPACATPLVRPEGEAHYRCPNERGCAPQLKSKLEHYVSRKALNIDGLGAETVGRFFDLGLVRTAADLYDLPQRRDELVNLDRLGEKSVQRMFAGLETSKEVPFDRVLFGLGIRYVGETVAEKLAAHYRTIDAILGASAAELAAVPEVGGVIADSVALWAQDPANRELVARLQAAGVQMQLTGEAPQPLSDRLNSLTFVLSGVFEQHSREELEQIIERNGGKLSSSISKKLSYLVAGDKMGPAKREKATALKVPIIGETDLLAMVSDGGL; encoded by the coding sequence ATGACCGATCTGTTCGCCGTTCAGGACAAAATTCGCGCCCTTACCGAGCGCCTCCACTACCTCAACCACCAGTACTACCAGAACGACGTGTCGGAGGTGCCCGACCAGGAGTTCGACCGCATGCTGCACGAGCTGCAGGATCTGGAAAAACAATACCCCGAGTACGCCCAGCCCAACTCGCCTACCCAGCGCGTGGGCGGTACCATCACCAAGCAGTTCCCCACGCAGGAGCACCGTTACCCCATGCTCTCGTTGGCCAACACCTACTCGGAGGCCGATTTGCGCGAGTTCGACGAGCGCGTGCAGCGCGGCCTGGAGGGTGCCGAGTACCAGTATGTGTGCGAGCTGAAGTTCGACGGCGTGGCCATGAGCCTGACCTACGAAAACGGCCAGCTAACGCGCGGCGTAACCCGCGGCGACGGCACCCGCGGGGACGTGGTTACCAACAACGTGCGCACCATTAAAACGCTGCCGCTTCACCTGCGCCCTGCATCAGACCAGCCCGCCGACTTTGAAGTGCGTGGCGAGGTATTCATGCCCCTATCGGTGTTTAACGACCTGAATGCCGAACGCGAGCAAAACGGCGAACCGCTACTGGCCAACCCGCGCAACGCGGCCTCGGGCACACTCAAGCTGCAGGACTCGGCCCTGGTGGCGGCGCGGCGCCTGCGGTTCTACGCCTACTCCTTTCTGAGTTCGCGCCGCGATTTTCCGACCCACAGCGCGGCCCTGGAGGCCCTCAAGCGCTGGGGTTTGCCCGTGTCGGATACGTGGCGGCTGTGCGGCAGCATCGAGCAGGTGCTGGAGTTCATTCATCACTGGGACAAGCGCCGCTTCGAACTGCCCGTAGCCACCGATGGCATCGTAATTAAGGTTGATGACCTGCGCCAGCAGGAGCTGCTGGGCTTCACGGCCAAAAGCCCTAGGTGGGCCATTGCCTACAAGTACCCGGCAGAGGCTGGCCGCACCCGGCTGCTGCGCATCGAGTACAACGTGGGCCGCACCGGGGCCGTTACGCCCGTGGCACACCTCGAGCCGGTGCCCCTGGCCGGTACCGTGGTAAAGCGCGCTTCGGTGCACAACGCCAACCAAATTGCGGCCCTCGATTTGCGCCTGGGCGACATGGTATTTGTGGAGAAGGGCGGCGAGATTATCCCCAAGATTACCGGTGTCGATTTGCTGGCCCGCCCCGCCGATGCCCAGCCTATAGCCTACCCCACCACGTGCCCGGCCTGCGCCACGCCGCTGGTGCGGCCCGAAGGCGAAGCCCACTACCGCTGCCCCAACGAGCGGGGCTGCGCCCCCCAGCTCAAGAGCAAGCTCGAGCATTACGTATCGCGCAAGGCCCTGAACATCGACGGGCTAGGTGCCGAAACCGTGGGCCGCTTTTTCGACCTAGGGTTGGTGCGCACTGCCGCCGACTTGTACGACCTGCCCCAGCGCCGCGACGAGTTGGTAAACCTCGACCGCCTAGGCGAGAAATCGGTGCAGCGCATGTTTGCCGGCCTCGAAACCAGCAAGGAAGTCCCCTTCGATCGGGTGTTATTCGGGCTGGGCATCCGGTACGTGGGCGAAACCGTGGCCGAAAAGCTGGCCGCGCATTACCGTACCATCGACGCCATCCTAGGTGCCTCGGCCGCGGAGTTGGCCGCGGTGCCCGAGGTGGGCGGCGTAATTGCCGACAGCGTGGCCTTGTGGGCCCAAGACCCCGCCAACCGCGAGCTAGTAGCCCGCCTGCAGGCCGCCGGCGTGCAAATGCAGCTTACCGGCGAGGCCCCGCAGCCCCTCAGCGACCGGCTCAACAGCCTCACGTTTGTGCTTTCGGGTGTGTTTGAGCAGCATTCGCGCGAGGAGCTGGAGCAAATCATCGAGCGCAACGGCGGCAAGCTCAGCTCCTCCATCAGCAAGAAGCTCAGCTACCTGGTAGCCGGCGACAAAATGGGCCCGGCCAAGCGCGAAAAAGCCACGGCGTTAAAAGTGCCCATCATCGGGGAGACGGACCTGCTGGCCATGGTGTCGGACGGCGGGCTTTAA
- a CDS encoding rhodanese-like domain-containing protein yields the protein MQKLFSLALLLLVLGCSSPSSAQAPRTTTPQETQQLLAQSGVVLLDVRTPVEFGAGHLKGARNVNFLSTDFPDVVAKLDPNATYVLYCASGNRSGKAAALMQEKGFKNVVNAGGFNSLKEAGLPTE from the coding sequence ATGCAAAAGCTGTTCTCCCTTGCCTTGTTGCTGCTGGTGCTGGGTTGCTCCAGCCCGTCGTCGGCGCAGGCACCGCGCACCACCACGCCCCAAGAAACCCAGCAACTCCTCGCGCAATCGGGTGTGGTGCTGCTCGATGTGCGCACGCCCGTTGAGTTTGGCGCCGGCCACCTCAAAGGGGCCCGCAACGTCAATTTCCTATCTACCGACTTTCCCGATGTGGTAGCTAAGCTCGATCCCAACGCCACCTACGTGCTGTACTGCGCTTCGGGCAACCGCTCAGGCAAAGCCGCCGCCCTGATGCAGGAAAAAGGCTTTAAGAACGTGGTAAACGCTGGCGGTTTTAATTCGCTGAAAGAAGCCGGCCTGCCCACCGAGTAA
- a CDS encoding polysaccharide deacetylase family protein, with product MSHRFSSLLLGAAVAAGIALPACNTEKASATEGASPTNEAAATAMSGAAATTEAEQAAAQTTAPDPSSIPAGKIASATEILARPQVPILCYHQIRDWRAKDSKGAKDYIVPVAEFKKQMQMLADSGYHTILPDQLYAYLTTGAKLPEKPVMLTFDDTDLDQFTVAKPEMDKHGFKGVFFVMTVSLGRPNYMSKAQVKQLSDEGHVIGSHTWDHHNVKKYQGEDWVTQIEKPTKTLQEITGKEIKYFAYPFGLWNKEAIPELKKRGMVSAFVLAEKRDEQDPLFTIRRIIASGYWSPKTLHNSMVQSFDGK from the coding sequence ATGTCTCACCGCTTCTCCTCACTTCTGCTCGGCGCCGCCGTAGCCGCTGGCATTGCCTTGCCCGCCTGTAACACCGAAAAAGCTTCGGCCACCGAAGGTGCTTCGCCCACGAACGAGGCCGCGGCCACGGCCATGTCGGGCGCTGCCGCTACCACCGAGGCCGAGCAGGCCGCAGCCCAAACCACCGCCCCCGACCCCAGTAGCATTCCGGCCGGTAAAATTGCCTCGGCAACCGAAATTCTGGCCCGTCCGCAGGTGCCAATTTTGTGCTACCACCAAATTCGCGACTGGCGCGCCAAGGATTCAAAAGGCGCTAAGGATTACATTGTTCCGGTAGCGGAGTTCAAGAAGCAGATGCAGATGCTGGCCGATTCGGGCTACCACACCATTCTGCCCGATCAGCTGTACGCCTACCTGACCACCGGCGCCAAGCTGCCCGAAAAACCGGTGATGCTGACCTTCGACGACACCGACCTCGACCAGTTTACCGTGGCCAAGCCCGAGATGGACAAGCACGGCTTTAAGGGCGTGTTCTTCGTGATGACGGTGAGCCTAGGTCGGCCGAACTACATGAGCAAGGCGCAGGTAAAGCAGCTCTCCGACGAAGGCCACGTTATCGGCTCGCACACCTGGGACCACCACAACGTGAAGAAGTACCAGGGCGAGGATTGGGTAACGCAAATTGAGAAGCCGACCAAAACCCTGCAGGAAATTACCGGCAAGGAAATCAAGTACTTCGCGTACCCCTTCGGCCTCTGGAACAAGGAAGCCATTCCGGAGCTTAAAAAGCGCGGCATGGTGTCGGCGTTTGTGCTGGCCGAAAAGCGCGACGAGCAAGACCCGCTGTTCACCATCCGCCGCATTATCGCCTCGGGTTACTGGAGCCCCAAAACCCTGCACAACAGCATGGTGCAAAGCTTCGACGGTAAATAG
- the dapA gene encoding 4-hydroxy-tetrahydrodipicolinate synthase, with amino-acid sequence MDKFRGTGVALVTPFAPTDFSVDYPALRRLLDFVIEGGVEYIVINGTTAESPTTSAEEKAEILRVAKEHVAGRVPLVYGIGGNDTAAVERTIRNTDLTGVDAILSASPYYNKPSQRGIVAHYQRLADASPVPVILYNVPGRTSSNMTAETTLTLAQHPNIIGIKEASGNMEQCMQIAAGKPADFLLISGDDVLTSSLVSFGGVGVISVLANAFPKPFTDMVRQALAGDFAASTKRLFELLPLNPLMYEESNPVGVKAALELLGICSGAVRLPLVEASEGLKQRIKQLL; translated from the coding sequence ATGGACAAATTTCGCGGTACGGGCGTTGCGCTCGTTACGCCCTTCGCTCCCACCGATTTCTCGGTTGATTACCCCGCCCTGCGTCGTCTGCTCGATTTTGTAATCGAAGGCGGCGTCGAGTACATCGTTATTAACGGCACCACGGCCGAGTCGCCGACTACCTCGGCCGAAGAAAAGGCCGAAATCCTGCGCGTAGCCAAGGAGCACGTAGCCGGCCGCGTACCGTTGGTGTACGGCATCGGCGGCAACGACACCGCCGCCGTGGAGCGCACCATCCGCAACACCGACCTTACCGGCGTCGACGCTATCCTGTCGGCCTCGCCATACTACAACAAACCCTCGCAGCGCGGCATTGTGGCACACTACCAGCGCCTGGCCGATGCCTCGCCGGTACCGGTTATCCTTTACAACGTTCCCGGTCGCACGTCATCGAACATGACGGCCGAAACGACCCTTACGCTGGCCCAGCACCCGAACATCATCGGCATCAAGGAAGCCAGCGGCAACATGGAGCAGTGCATGCAGATAGCCGCCGGCAAGCCCGCCGACTTCTTGCTCATTTCAGGCGACGACGTGCTGACTTCCTCTTTGGTGAGCTTCGGCGGCGTGGGCGTCATCTCGGTACTGGCCAACGCCTTCCCCAAGCCCTTCACCGACATGGTGCGCCAGGCCTTGGCCGGCGACTTTGCCGCTTCCACCAAACGCCTGTTTGAGCTGCTCCCGCTGAACCCGCTCATGTACGAAGAGAGCAACCCCGTTGGGGTGAAGGCGGCGCTGGAGTTGCTGGGCATCTGCTCGGGCGCCGTGCGCCTCCCACTGGTAGAGGCTTCGGAAGGTTTAAAGCAGCGCATCAAGCAACTGTTGTAG
- a CDS encoding (Fe-S)-binding protein, giving the protein MPAALVDLFVPCFVDQLFPETAMNMVKVLESVGCQVSYNPNQTCCGQPAYNAGYRQESQQVAEKFLNDFAGAPERYVVGPSASCVGMVRNHYGELLEGSKQCGEFPALQRRVFEFTEFLVGVLGVTSIAGAELAGKYTYHDSCSALRECHIREEPRQLLDSVAGLERLEMAETETCCGFGGTFAVKFEPISVAMAQQKVEHALATGAEYLISTDTSCLMHLDAYIRKEKLPLRTLHVADVLASGW; this is encoded by the coding sequence ATGCCCGCTGCCCTCGTCGACCTTTTCGTGCCTTGCTTTGTCGATCAGCTTTTCCCCGAAACCGCCATGAACATGGTGAAAGTGTTGGAAAGCGTTGGTTGCCAGGTAAGCTACAACCCTAACCAAACCTGTTGCGGACAGCCGGCCTACAACGCGGGCTACCGCCAGGAGAGCCAGCAGGTAGCCGAAAAATTCCTGAACGACTTTGCCGGCGCGCCCGAGCGATACGTGGTGGGCCCGTCGGCCTCGTGCGTGGGCATGGTGCGCAACCACTACGGCGAGCTGCTCGAAGGCTCGAAGCAGTGCGGCGAGTTCCCGGCCTTGCAGCGGCGGGTGTTTGAGTTCACGGAGTTTCTGGTTGGCGTGTTGGGTGTTACCAGCATAGCGGGGGCTGAGCTAGCGGGCAAGTACACCTACCACGATTCGTGCTCGGCCCTACGCGAGTGCCACATCCGCGAGGAGCCGCGCCAGCTGCTCGACTCGGTAGCCGGCTTGGAGCGCCTCGAAATGGCCGAAACCGAAACCTGCTGCGGCTTCGGCGGCACCTTCGCCGTTAAGTTCGAGCCGATTTCGGTAGCCATGGCCCAGCAAAAAGTAGAGCACGCGCTGGCTACCGGCGCCGAGTACCTAATCAGCACCGATACCAGCTGCCTAATGCACCTGGATGCCTACATTCGGAAGGAAAAGCTGCCGCTGCGCACGCTGCACGTAGCTGATGTGCTGGCTAGTGGGTGGTAA
- a CDS encoding hydroxymethylglutaryl-CoA lyase has product MKLIECPRDAMQGWTEFIPTETKTEYLNALLRVGFDTLDFGSFVSPKAIPQLRDTAEVLAGLDLSSTRTKLLAIVANLRGAETALGYSEIQYIGFPLSVSETFQQRNTNKSIAEALTEVADMQNRCEQGGKTLVVYLSMGFGNPYGDPWNPAVLGEFTEKLAALGVRVVALSDTIGASTPETIIPPFRELIPAFPNIEFGAHLHTTPTTWREKVDAAFEAGCRRFDGALGGIGGCPMAADQLTGNMATENLVTYLEAAGVPTGLHMEAFREAQRLSQRVFVGH; this is encoded by the coding sequence ATGAAATTAATCGAGTGCCCCCGCGACGCCATGCAAGGCTGGACGGAGTTTATCCCGACCGAAACCAAAACCGAGTACCTCAACGCTCTGCTGCGCGTGGGCTTCGATACGCTTGATTTCGGCTCGTTTGTGTCGCCGAAAGCCATTCCGCAGCTGCGCGACACGGCCGAGGTGCTGGCCGGCCTCGATTTGAGTAGCACCCGCACCAAGCTGCTGGCCATTGTGGCCAACCTGCGCGGCGCCGAAACCGCTCTGGGCTACTCCGAAATTCAATACATCGGCTTTCCGCTGTCGGTATCCGAAACGTTTCAGCAGCGCAACACCAACAAAAGCATTGCCGAGGCCCTCACCGAAGTGGCCGACATGCAGAACCGTTGCGAGCAAGGCGGCAAAACGCTGGTGGTATACCTGAGCATGGGTTTCGGCAACCCCTACGGCGACCCGTGGAACCCCGCAGTGCTAGGCGAGTTCACCGAAAAACTGGCCGCCCTAGGTGTGCGCGTGGTGGCGTTGTCCGACACCATCGGGGCCTCCACGCCCGAAACCATCATTCCGCCGTTCCGCGAGCTGATACCGGCTTTCCCCAACATCGAGTTTGGCGCCCACCTGCACACTACGCCCACAACCTGGCGCGAGAAGGTAGATGCCGCTTTCGAGGCCGGTTGCCGCCGTTTCGACGGCGCCCTAGGTGGCATTGGCGGTTGCCCCATGGCGGCCGACCAGCTCACCGGCAACATGGCCACCGAAAACCTGGTGACTTACCTCGAAGCCGCCGGCGTGCCCACGGGCCTACACATGGAAGCCTTCCGCGAAGCCCAGCGCCTCAGCCAGCGGGTGTTTGTTGGGCATTAA
- a CDS encoding helix-turn-helix domain-containing protein yields the protein MFSAARIAAIRKSKGYSQEVLAEHSGVSLRTIQRVEQGDTVPRGHTLQALAAALGVSLEDFCSEPQLLPTPPSHAPREPAPAAAALRADPQFLQLLNLSALSLLIFPLLNVVVPLLLWRARRHHILHVAEVGSRVLGFQLLWQVGCFFAYLLLAFGNWVAAHYQRPVFAGGFVALFVLSYVLNVTVVAYYARRLRQGRLDVYPVGL from the coding sequence ATGTTTTCTGCCGCCCGCATTGCTGCCATTCGCAAAAGCAAAGGTTACTCGCAAGAGGTGTTGGCCGAGCACTCGGGCGTGAGCCTGCGCACCATTCAGCGGGTGGAGCAGGGCGACACCGTGCCGCGGGGCCACACGCTGCAGGCCCTGGCCGCGGCGCTGGGCGTAAGCCTCGAGGACTTTTGCTCGGAGCCGCAGTTGCTGCCCACGCCGCCAAGCCACGCACCTAGGGAGCCGGCCCCGGCCGCCGCAGCCCTGCGCGCCGACCCGCAATTTCTGCAATTGCTAAACCTGAGCGCCCTTAGCCTGCTCATCTTTCCGCTGCTCAATGTGGTGGTGCCGTTGCTGCTCTGGCGTGCCCGCCGCCACCACATTCTCCACGTGGCCGAGGTAGGAAGTCGCGTACTCGGCTTTCAGTTGTTGTGGCAGGTGGGGTGCTTTTTTGCCTACCTGCTGCTGGCGTTCGGCAATTGGGTAGCGGCGCACTACCAGCGCCCGGTTTTTGCCGGTGGGTTTGTGGCCTTGTTCGTGCTATCCTACGTCCTCAATGTGACGGTGGTAGCCTACTACGCCCGGCGTCTCCGGCAGGGCCGGCTGGATGTTTACCCTGTTGGTTTGTGA
- a CDS encoding M23 family metallopeptidase, translated as MAAMRAAENIAGGEWAINITVSAADNRQLNSRRTLRPAPVLISDMDMRALTTRRLSGWLFYCCLSIGLVSCGKQQTLQGIFSQPRTPHEAYARKLRQARLDQTALGKDWLTAADRALRDSLVVSLPFKETGIFRADQAYAASYRYAVRAGEKISITLTLQPASADVHVFLDAFELDPDDRRLRPLASADTVARSFSYVAEDDRQHLLRVQPELLRSGRFTIRIQRAPSLAFPVQGKNDVAVGSFWGAERDRGARRHEGIDIFAKRGTPAVAAAPGMITRVNETPLGGLVVWLADAQHGQHIYYAHLDKQLVQPGQLVKIGDTLGLVGNTGNARGTKPHLHFGVYRSGRGAVDPYPFVRRPDAEPAAPRTAPERLGQWVRLTAGNTALRPVPTEARAKQAAMPKNTPLLVVGATAGWLRVQAPNGKLGYVPAKAVATEALRREALATHADLLTHPTPAAAPLDTLPANTRVAVLGEWSGYRLVRNAAGQIGWVRPT; from the coding sequence ATGGCAGCAATGCGGGCGGCAGAAAACATAGCGGGCGGTGAATGGGCCATTAATATTACCGTTTCGGCTGCTGATAACCGCCAACTCAACAGCCGCCGAACCCTGCGCCCGGCTCCGGTGTTGATTTCGGATATGGATATGCGCGCCTTAACCACGCGCCGGCTTTCGGGCTGGCTTTTCTACTGCTGCCTCTCGATCGGGCTGGTTTCCTGCGGCAAGCAGCAAACGCTGCAAGGCATCTTCAGCCAGCCCCGCACCCCCCACGAGGCCTACGCCCGCAAGCTGCGCCAAGCCCGCCTCGACCAAACCGCCCTGGGCAAAGATTGGCTGACCGCTGCCGACCGGGCCCTGCGCGACTCGCTGGTGGTAAGCCTGCCGTTTAAGGAAACCGGTATTTTTCGGGCCGATCAGGCATATGCCGCGTCGTACCGCTACGCCGTGCGGGCCGGCGAAAAAATCAGCATCACGCTTACGTTGCAGCCGGCCTCAGCCGATGTGCATGTGTTTTTGGATGCCTTTGAGCTTGACCCCGACGACCGGCGCCTGCGCCCCTTGGCCTCGGCCGATACCGTGGCGCGCTCCTTTAGCTACGTAGCCGAAGACGACCGCCAGCACTTGCTGCGGGTGCAGCCCGAATTGCTGCGCAGCGGGCGTTTTACCATCCGCATTCAGCGGGCGCCCTCGCTGGCTTTCCCGGTGCAGGGCAAAAACGACGTGGCCGTGGGGTCGTTTTGGGGGGCCGAGCGCGACCGGGGTGCGCGCCGCCACGAGGGCATCGATATTTTTGCTAAGCGCGGCACGCCTGCCGTAGCCGCAGCTCCGGGCATGATTACCCGCGTGAACGAAACGCCCCTAGGTGGTTTGGTGGTGTGGCTGGCCGATGCCCAGCACGGGCAGCACATTTACTACGCCCACCTGGATAAGCAGCTGGTGCAACCGGGGCAGTTGGTAAAAATCGGCGACACGCTGGGCCTGGTGGGCAACACCGGCAACGCCCGCGGCACCAAACCGCACCTGCACTTTGGCGTGTACCGCAGCGGCCGCGGCGCCGTGGACCCCTACCCCTTTGTGCGCCGCCCCGACGCCGAGCCCGCCGCCCCGCGCACCGCGCCCGAGCGCCTAGGTCAGTGGGTACGCCTAACGGCCGGCAACACCGCCCTGCGCCCCGTGCCCACCGAGGCGCGTGCCAAGCAGGCCGCCATGCCCAAAAACACGCCGCTGCTGGTGGTGGGCGCCACCGCCGGTTGGTTGCGCGTGCAGGCCCCAAATGGCAAGCTGGGCTACGTACCCGCCAAAGCCGTAGCCACCGAGGCTCTGCGCCGCGAGGCCCTGGCCACCCACGCCGACTTGCTTACGCACCCCACCCCGGCCGCGGCTCCGCTCGATACCTTGCCGGCCAACACCCGCGTAGCGGTGCTGGGCGAGTGGAGCGGCTACCGCTTGGTGCGCAACGCTGCGGGGCAAATTGGCTGGGTACGGCCTACTTAG
- a CDS encoding S8 family serine peptidase: MLLLPLLSALLGAAPLVLPGASAPEPAATQTATPQPAKYWVFLRDKRGVSFRAEAYFSAPALARRRRQGLPLSDSTDFPLRPDYLRQVQQSVDSVAGSSRWFNAVACWAKPHQVAALRRLPGVRAVEPMPAAELRPAARRLPTVGLADELTADDRQLAHRQTSSLGAEALRKAGLNGRGIRVAILDVGFTGASRHPGLAHLQQERRVVATYDFIKKSEFVYGGGMHGTEVLSCLAGALPDGTPLGLAPQAEYLLARTERTGRETFGEEEAWLAAAEWADRNGADILNSSLGYTDTRYFREQMNGRTSLVARAAAMAVRKGMLVVCAAGNDGDDPRWRTVGTPADADSVLAVGGLDADTWLATEYSSRGPAAGGRRKPNVAAFGSVVAAVPGGRYERTEGTSFASPLVAGLAACVWQQQRGLKAMELFHVLEQSGRLYPYFDYAHGYGLPQAVKCLQPSAATARPTLDAVTTTEGVEVVIRPEATLVLRPLPLRTDSAVAAPRAATADGRLEVPRAGKERTATAQPAPAAPDGIPLPPPNPEYCYWQLADAAGRLRRYEVLEVSQRAVLQLPTGAWQPGDVLRVHYRGFTLHYPLP, translated from the coding sequence TTGCTGCTACTCCCACTGTTATCTGCCCTGCTTGGCGCCGCGCCGCTGGTCCTGCCGGGGGCATCGGCTCCGGAGCCGGCAGCAACACAAACCGCCACGCCCCAGCCCGCTAAGTATTGGGTGTTTTTGCGCGACAAACGGGGCGTTAGCTTTCGGGCCGAGGCATACTTTTCGGCCCCGGCTTTGGCGCGCCGCCGCCGCCAGGGCCTGCCGCTGTCCGACTCCACCGACTTCCCGCTGCGCCCCGACTATTTGCGGCAAGTGCAGCAAAGCGTTGATTCGGTAGCCGGCAGCAGCCGATGGTTTAATGCGGTGGCCTGCTGGGCCAAGCCCCACCAAGTAGCGGCGCTGCGGCGCTTGCCGGGGGTGCGCGCCGTAGAGCCCATGCCCGCCGCCGAGTTGCGGCCTGCTGCTCGGCGTTTGCCCACAGTGGGCTTGGCCGATGAGCTAACGGCCGATGACCGGCAGCTGGCCCACCGCCAAACCAGCTCCCTAGGTGCCGAAGCCCTGCGCAAGGCCGGCCTCAATGGCCGCGGCATTCGGGTCGCTATTCTGGATGTAGGGTTTACGGGGGCCAGCCGCCACCCCGGCCTGGCGCACCTGCAGCAGGAGCGCCGCGTGGTGGCTACCTACGATTTCATCAAAAAAAGCGAGTTTGTGTACGGCGGCGGCATGCACGGCACCGAGGTGCTTTCGTGCCTGGCGGGGGCTTTGCCCGATGGCACGCCGCTGGGCCTGGCACCGCAAGCCGAGTACCTGCTGGCCCGCACCGAGCGCACCGGCCGCGAAACCTTTGGCGAGGAAGAAGCTTGGCTGGCCGCCGCCGAGTGGGCCGACCGCAACGGGGCGGATATCCTAAACTCCTCCCTAGGTTACACCGATACCCGTTACTTCCGGGAGCAAATGAACGGGCGCACCTCGCTGGTAGCGCGGGCCGCTGCCATGGCCGTGCGCAAAGGCATGCTGGTGGTGTGCGCCGCCGGCAACGACGGCGACGACCCCCGCTGGCGCACGGTAGGCACCCCCGCCGATGCCGACTCGGTATTGGCCGTGGGCGGCCTCGATGCCGACACTTGGCTGGCCACCGAATACAGCTCGCGCGGGCCTGCCGCCGGGGGCCGCCGCAAGCCCAACGTGGCGGCCTTTGGCAGCGTGGTAGCCGCCGTGCCGGGTGGGCGCTACGAGCGCACCGAAGGCACTTCGTTTGCCAGCCCGCTGGTGGCAGGCCTGGCCGCCTGCGTGTGGCAGCAGCAGCGCGGCCTGAAAGCCATGGAGCTGTTTCACGTGCTGGAGCAGTCGGGGCGGTTGTACCCGTATTTTGACTACGCCCACGGCTACGGTTTGCCGCAAGCCGTCAAATGCCTGCAGCCCAGCGCAGCAACTGCCCGCCCCACGCTCGATGCGGTAACCACGACCGAGGGCGTTGAGGTAGTTATCCGGCCTGAGGCCACGCTGGTGCTCCGGCCTTTGCCGCTGCGCACCGACTCGGCCGTCGCGGCACCTAGGGCCGCGACGGCCGATGGGCGGCTGGAAGTGCCGCGGGCAGGCAAAGAGCGCACCGCCACCGCGCAGCCCGCTCCGGCCGCGCCCGATGGCATTCCGCTACCCCCGCCCAACCCCGAATACTGCTACTGGCAACTAGCCGACGCCGCCGGCCGCCTGCGCCGCTACGAGGTGCTGGAGGTAAGCCAGCGCGCCGTGCTGCAACTGCCCACCGGTGCCTGGCAACCCGGCGACGTGCTGCGCGTGCATTACCGCGGCTTCACGCTTCATTACCCTTTGCCATGA
- a CDS encoding OmpA/MotB family protein: MKTTLRNLLPATALVAALAFTPGCVSQKKYTALQTQNTELTRSRDQLQAEKNALEQEKNRSEEELRQRLVSRSQQVNRLNETLSGAEKENSQLSADLKEREQRLAELQTKLAEKDRAVQALRKRVADALLGFNAQDLQVNLRNGKVYVSLSEQLLFKSGSTKVDPRGQDALRKLATALKGNQDVNVLVEGHTDNVPILKGTAGIRDNWDLSVLRATEITRILTESGMAPGQVTPSGRSQYAPIAQNDTPPNKALNRRTEIILTPKLDELFQILEQN, translated from the coding sequence ATGAAAACCACCCTTCGCAACCTATTGCCGGCCACCGCTTTGGTAGCCGCGCTGGCCTTTACCCCGGGCTGCGTTTCGCAGAAAAAATACACCGCCCTGCAAACCCAAAATACCGAGCTGACCCGCTCGCGCGATCAACTTCAGGCCGAAAAGAACGCCTTGGAGCAGGAAAAAAACCGTTCCGAAGAAGAATTGCGCCAACGCCTGGTATCGCGCAGCCAGCAAGTAAACCGCCTGAACGAAACTTTGAGCGGCGCCGAAAAGGAAAATTCCCAGCTTTCGGCCGATTTGAAAGAACGCGAACAACGGCTGGCCGAGCTGCAAACCAAGCTGGCCGAGAAAGACCGCGCCGTGCAAGCACTGCGCAAGCGCGTAGCCGATGCGTTGCTCGGCTTCAACGCACAGGATTTGCAAGTAAACCTGCGCAACGGCAAGGTGTACGTGTCGTTGTCGGAGCAGCTGCTGTTTAAGTCGGGCTCTACCAAAGTCGATCCGCGCGGGCAAGACGCCTTGCGCAAATTGGCCACGGCCCTGAAGGGCAACCAAGACGTAAACGTGCTCGTGGAAGGCCACACCGACAACGTGCCCATCCTGAAAGGCACGGCCGGCATTCGCGACAACTGGGATTTGAGCGTGCTGCGCGCCACCGAAATCACGCGCATTCTCACCGAATCGGGCATGGCTCCGGGCCAGGTTACGCCCTCGGGCCGTTCGCAATACGCCCCCATCGCCCAAAACGACACGCCCCCCAACAAGGCCCTAAACCGCCGCACCGAGATTATTCTCACGCCCAAGCTCGACGAGCTGTTTCAGATTTTGGAGCAAAACTAA